One Euzebyales bacterium DNA window includes the following coding sequences:
- a CDS encoding FAD-dependent monooxygenase translates to MMGGSADVLIVGAGPTGLALAAQLVAFGATVRIVDRRPTPSRPSRALVVQPRTLEMLRPIGVTPALVARGETTAAARLHLGGREVTVAMHDAGLRDTPYPFLLILRQAETEAVLRDHLRDRALIVDWGTEYLSSRMEHSGVEAVLRHSDGVEEHVDVGFVAGCDGADSAVRRGVGIDFVGAAYRQSVVLADVVIDAKLSAEPVHAFVSPHGGLVLFAGGEHAPWRVVLIRGRRSREAGALDADGLRSQVATVTAGRVVVRDVAWITDIPQQHRLASTFRSGRVVLAGDAAHVHSPAGARGMNTGIQDACNLGWKLGLVIGGRGDEALLDTYDAERRPAARMSMLLTHLIFFGEAADHPVLERARAALAPLIVPAAVRLSWPRRYALHTIGQLRVRYPRGALAIEGRPRPRDGPRAGSRMPDARLIRGRTPCRLHDALATPRFHLLLCGPPKCWSRSQISAMRQRFDGVVDVHEIGAEAGVDALHDPSGELLHQLGARPSAQYLVRPDGHVAYRSAGADLGPVVGHLARWLPGAVSQGRPIAYD, encoded by the coding sequence ATGATGGGCGGCTCAGCCGACGTGCTGATCGTGGGCGCAGGCCCCACAGGTCTCGCACTGGCCGCCCAGCTCGTCGCGTTCGGCGCGACCGTGCGGATCGTCGACCGCCGTCCGACACCGTCCCGGCCCTCACGGGCACTCGTCGTACAGCCGCGCACGCTGGAGATGCTCCGTCCCATCGGCGTCACCCCCGCACTCGTCGCGCGGGGAGAGACGACGGCAGCCGCGCGCCTGCACCTCGGCGGCCGCGAGGTGACGGTCGCCATGCACGACGCAGGTCTGCGCGACACGCCGTACCCGTTCCTGCTCATCCTGCGCCAGGCCGAGACGGAGGCCGTCCTGCGCGACCACCTGCGAGACCGCGCACTCATCGTCGACTGGGGGACGGAGTACCTGTCCAGCCGGATGGAACACTCGGGCGTCGAGGCCGTGCTGCGCCACAGCGACGGCGTCGAGGAGCACGTGGACGTCGGCTTCGTCGCAGGTTGCGACGGCGCGGACAGCGCCGTGCGGCGCGGCGTCGGCATCGACTTCGTGGGCGCGGCGTACCGCCAGTCGGTGGTGCTCGCGGACGTGGTGATCGATGCCAAGCTCTCGGCCGAACCAGTGCACGCATTCGTCAGTCCCCATGGCGGACTCGTGCTGTTCGCCGGCGGGGAGCACGCACCGTGGCGGGTCGTCCTGATCCGCGGCCGACGATCGCGCGAGGCCGGCGCGCTCGACGCCGACGGTCTGCGCTCACAGGTCGCGACGGTCACCGCGGGCCGAGTGGTGGTGCGGGACGTCGCATGGATCACCGACATCCCGCAGCAGCACCGGCTGGCCAGCACCTTCCGGTCGGGACGGGTCGTCCTCGCCGGCGACGCCGCCCACGTGCACAGCCCGGCGGGCGCGCGGGGCATGAACACGGGGATCCAGGACGCGTGCAACCTCGGCTGGAAGCTCGGGCTGGTCATCGGTGGCCGAGGCGACGAGGCTCTGCTCGACACGTACGACGCCGAACGCCGCCCCGCGGCACGCATGTCGATGCTCCTGACCCATCTGATCTTCTTCGGGGAGGCAGCCGACCATCCCGTCCTCGAGCGCGCCCGCGCCGCGCTCGCACCACTCATCGTTCCCGCGGCGGTCCGGCTGTCGTGGCCGCGGCGGTACGCATTGCACACGATCGGCCAACTCCGCGTCCGGTACCCCCGCGGCGCGCTGGCGATCGAAGGGCGGCCGAGGCCGCGTGACGGTCCGCGCGCCGGGTCCCGGATGCCCGACGCGCGGTTGATCCGTGGTCGCACGCCCTGCCGACTGCACGATGCGTTGGCGACGCCGCGATTCCACCTGCTGCTGTGCGGGCCACCGAAGTGCTGGAGCCGCTCGCAGATCTCCGCGATGCGCCAGCGGTTCGACGGCGTCGTGGACGTCCACGAGATCGGCGCCGAGGCCGGCGTCGACGCGCTACACGACCCGAGCGGTGAGCTGCTGCACCAGCTGGGCGCGCGCCCGAGTGCGCAGTACCTGGTCCGGCCGGACGGCCACGTCGCCTACCGGAGCGCGGGCGCCGACCTCGGCCCCGTCGTGGGGCACCTCGCACGGTGGCTGCCGGGGGCCGTCAGTCAGGGGCGTCCCATCGCGTACGACTGA
- a CDS encoding DUF2630 family protein yields the protein MDDQKILSQITALVEEEDALRHRHADEPLEEADRARVEQIEIALDQCWDLLRQRRARREFDSDPDAAQVRGVETVERYQQ from the coding sequence GTGGACGACCAGAAGATCCTGTCGCAGATCACCGCACTGGTTGAGGAGGAGGACGCACTGCGCCATCGCCATGCCGACGAACCACTCGAGGAGGCGGACCGTGCGCGGGTCGAGCAGATCGAGATCGCGCTCGACCAGTGCTGGGACCTACTCCGCCAGCGGCGTGCGCGCCGCGAGTTCGACAGCGACCCGGACGCCGCGCAGGTGCGGGGCGTCGAGACGGTCGAGCGCTATCAGCAGTAG